The Candidatus Delongbacteria bacterium nucleotide sequence TAAACGAAGATGCGAAGAAGGACATATTTCAATTATTTGATAAATTCATTGAGTATAAGACCAAAAAGGTGGAGTCTCGTACAATTCAGAAGTATAATACGTTGAAAGTTGTTCTTGAGGAATTTATTCCAAAGAAAAAGCATAAAAACACATATACCACTGATATTACATTGGATTTTTTGGAAAGGTTAACAACATACCTAAGCGATAAAAAGGATTTAAGTATTAATACCATAGCAAAGTATCAAAGTGTCCTCAATACCTTTATGGATTATTTGACCGATACATTAAAAGTAAATAAAAATTTAGCATATAAAGAATACCAAAAAATATCCCGAAAAAAAGAATCTGAATCCAAGGTGGTGTTATTAAAGGAGCACGTGCAAAAAATTATTGATTGGATACCAGACGATAAAACATTGGAAACAGTAAAAGATTTATTTCTATTTCAAATAATGACAGGGGTAAGGATTTCAGACCTTTTACGCATTAATAAGTATTTTGTAAAAAATCAAATGCTTTCCTTTCAGATGTTTAAAACAACCACAACCGTTAATATTCCGCTTCATCCAATGGCAAAAGAAATATTAACGAAGTATGATTACAAAATTGGTGCAAAATGTAAGGAGATAGGTGAAAACCAATAT carries:
- a CDS encoding site-specific integrase; its protein translation is MSYNTNVRFVLKNINSKDVGCVNLEIVFIHKENKKKIRRYVNTGEYVSKNNFDSNGIKSHRHSLKSAKLLVEKRKLEIEELLRNLELNNGEITPDIYDVSQRINEDAKKDIFQLFDKFIEYKTKKVESRTIQKYNTLKVVLEEFIPKKKHKNTYTTDITLDFLERLTTYLSDKKDLSINTIAKYQSVLNTFMDYLTDTLKVNKNLAYKEYQKISRKKESESKVVLLKEHVQKIIDWIPDDKTLETVKDLFLFQIMTGVRISDLLRINKYFVKNQMLSFQMFKTTTTVNIPLHPMAKEILTKYDYKIGAKCKEIGENQYNTFIKDVCKNAGLTEEVSSLRITLNKKIPVETPLYKLVSSHVGRTTFVTNCLISGISPFIVMGYTGHRKIETLHYYMKIAGDISQDAFIKYEDYFKF